A genomic region of Erythrobacter sp. SCSIO 43205 contains the following coding sequences:
- the mobF gene encoding MobF family relaxase: MLSVANVRSSSAAANYFASDNYYAKADADRSGVWLGEGAKRLGLEGRVDAKAFDALLRGELPDETSVGNSGQAHRPGTDLTFSVPKSWSLLALVGKDERIVTAYREAVAEALKWAETNASETRIVKAGKVLTQPTSNLAIGLFQHDTNRNQEPNLHFHAVIANVTQGKDGKWRTLKNDRLWKLNTTLNSIAMARFRVAVEKLGYEPGPTLKHGNFEAQGVSRDQVMAFSSRRKEVLEARRGPGLEAGRIAALDTRAAKQGIEDRDTLGKVWDETARSIGLDLSPIIERARGRAAQAGMPGSALTSLVEKGRALLRQFAAHVRSPTADPLVPASVLKEDKQSIAAAQAVASAVRHLSQREAAFEREALYKTALDFGLPTTIANVEKRTRALVRTGQLVAGKGHHKGWLASRDAIETEQRIIAEVEAGKGEAESALSPKEAEDRVQASAEIGHGFRLNDGQLSAARLILISQDRTVAIQGIAGAGKSSVLAPVAQVLREEGRQVVGLAIQNTLVQMLERDTGIGSQTLARFLGGWKKLLDEPGNLALRTEAQSDLKDNVLVLDEASMVSNEDKEKLVRLANLAGVHRLVLMGDRKQLGAVDAGKPFALLQKAGIARADMNTNLRARDPVVREAQAAAQKGDVKNALVQLRDYTIEAKGDGAIVAAEQWLSLPESERDRTAIYASGRKMRSAVNEAVQTGLLANRENGPGKMALRVLDRVNSTREELRYRASYQAGRVLEVSRREKTLGLMPGEYRILDGLSGSKNVTVVNKRGRRFSFDPSRLKTGQANDSLSLFEERKLEVHEGDKIRWTRNDHKRGLFNADQARVVAINRGKVTVETSSGEQLTLAKGDPMLKRIDLAYALNAHMAQGLTSDRGIAVMDSRERNLSNQKTFLVTVTRLRDHLTLVIDNTRKLGAAVSRNRGEKASALEVTERLRAAAAKGLSVDQPKRDQPKVEKELTRTKSKTLDIGI, translated from the coding sequence CGTTGGCAATTCCGGACAAGCGCATCGACCGGGCACCGATCTTACATTCTCCGTGCCCAAGAGCTGGTCGCTGCTCGCGCTTGTCGGCAAGGACGAACGTATTGTCACCGCCTACCGCGAGGCTGTCGCCGAAGCGCTGAAATGGGCCGAGACAAACGCCTCAGAAACCCGCATTGTGAAGGCTGGCAAGGTTCTTACCCAACCGACCAGCAACCTTGCGATCGGTCTGTTCCAGCACGACACCAACCGCAACCAGGAGCCCAACCTCCACTTCCACGCAGTCATCGCAAACGTGACGCAAGGCAAGGATGGCAAGTGGCGAACCCTCAAGAACGACCGGCTTTGGAAGCTCAATACTACGCTCAATTCGATTGCGATGGCGCGCTTTCGCGTGGCAGTCGAAAAGCTTGGTTATGAACCGGGGCCAACCCTCAAGCACGGAAATTTCGAGGCGCAAGGGGTCTCCCGCGACCAAGTCATGGCGTTCTCTTCGAGACGAAAGGAGGTGCTCGAAGCGCGGCGTGGGCCGGGGCTTGAAGCCGGCCGGATCGCAGCGCTCGACACACGCGCTGCCAAGCAGGGAATCGAGGATCGGGACACGCTCGGCAAAGTCTGGGATGAGACCGCAAGATCGATCGGACTTGATCTCTCTCCAATCATAGAGCGCGCGCGCGGACGTGCTGCGCAAGCCGGTATGCCGGGAAGCGCTCTTACCTCCCTGGTCGAGAAAGGACGTGCGCTTCTCAGGCAATTTGCAGCGCACGTGCGCAGTCCCACCGCAGACCCGCTCGTTCCGGCTTCGGTGCTTAAGGAGGACAAACAGAGCATCGCCGCCGCGCAGGCTGTCGCCTCGGCCGTGCGCCATCTGTCGCAGCGCGAAGCGGCTTTCGAACGCGAAGCGCTCTACAAGACGGCGCTGGATTTCGGATTGCCGACCACCATTGCAAACGTCGAAAAGCGCACTCGCGCGCTCGTGCGCACAGGCCAGCTTGTTGCCGGGAAGGGCCATCACAAAGGTTGGCTTGCATCACGTGATGCCATTGAGACCGAGCAACGCATTATCGCCGAGGTCGAGGCCGGAAAAGGCGAAGCGGAATCTGCCCTCTCACCGAAAGAGGCCGAGGATCGGGTACAGGCATCGGCCGAGATTGGTCACGGATTTCGTCTCAATGACGGCCAGCTGTCGGCTGCCCGACTGATCCTGATTTCACAGGACCGAACCGTTGCGATCCAGGGCATTGCTGGAGCGGGCAAGAGCAGCGTTTTGGCCCCTGTTGCACAGGTCCTGCGCGAGGAGGGCCGGCAGGTCGTCGGGCTCGCGATCCAGAATACACTGGTCCAGATGCTCGAACGCGACACCGGTATCGGCTCGCAAACGCTGGCGCGCTTCCTCGGAGGCTGGAAGAAGCTGCTCGACGAGCCGGGGAACCTCGCTCTCCGCACCGAAGCGCAATCGGATCTCAAGGACAATGTTCTGGTGCTCGACGAGGCCTCGATGGTCTCGAACGAGGACAAGGAAAAGCTGGTCCGGCTGGCAAACCTTGCCGGTGTGCATAGGCTCGTCCTGATGGGTGATCGCAAGCAATTGGGTGCGGTCGATGCCGGCAAGCCCTTTGCCCTGCTCCAAAAGGCAGGAATTGCTCGGGCAGACATGAACACCAATTTGCGCGCACGAGATCCTGTCGTCCGCGAAGCTCAGGCTGCTGCCCAGAAGGGCGATGTCAAAAATGCATTGGTGCAGCTGAGGGATTACACGATTGAGGCAAAGGGTGATGGCGCTATTGTAGCTGCCGAACAGTGGCTTTCTCTGCCAGAATCCGAGCGTGATCGGACAGCGATCTATGCATCGGGACGCAAAATGCGCTCAGCCGTCAACGAGGCCGTCCAGACCGGCCTCCTCGCCAATCGCGAAAACGGACCAGGCAAGATGGCGCTACGCGTTCTCGACCGTGTGAACAGCACGCGCGAAGAACTGCGATATCGCGCCTCCTATCAAGCAGGCCGCGTTCTGGAGGTCTCGCGGCGAGAAAAGACGCTCGGCCTAATGCCGGGAGAATATCGGATTTTGGATGGTCTTAGCGGTTCCAAGAACGTGACCGTGGTGAACAAGCGCGGCAGGCGTTTCAGCTTTGATCCTTCCCGGCTCAAGACGGGCCAAGCGAATGACAGCCTCTCTCTGTTCGAAGAGAGGAAGCTCGAGGTCCATGAGGGAGACAAAATACGCTGGACACGCAACGATCACAAACGCGGCCTTTTCAATGCCGACCAGGCTAGGGTGGTGGCGATCAACCGAGGAAAGGTCACCGTCGAAACCTCAAGCGGCGAGCAACTTACGCTGGCTAAAGGCGATCCGATGCTCAAACGGATCGATCTTGCCTATGCACTCAACGCCCATATGGCGCAGGGTCTAACATCCGACCGCGGGATCGCGGTGATGGACAGCCGCGAGCGCAATCTCTCGAACCAGAAAACATTCCTTGTAACGGTGACCAGGCTTCGCGATCACCTCACCCTCGTGATCGACAATACACGAAAGCTCGGCGCAGCGGTGTCTCGAAACAGAGGTGAGAAAGCATCGGCCCTTGAAGTGACTGAGAGGCTTCGAGCTGCTGCGGCAAAGGGCTTGTCCGTTGACCAGCCCAAGCGCGATCAGCCGAAAGTCGAGAAAGAACTTACGCGTACGAAGAGCAAGACACTCGATATTGGGATCTGA
- a CDS encoding cysteine desulfurase family protein, with protein sequence MRQSGYRKDWRNRPVGREAIRVDGTIYADYQAATPTDPRVISAMTEAMRDLFANPHSQDHVLGWRAAQAINQSAERIAALVGAEGEEVIFTSGASEANAMAIAMAIHVSRRSERDTLVISEGDHGSLRQAALESALNIVEIPLDRDGAPDTARCEELVSDRTAMISVVGVNNENGAIADLEAIGKIATDKGAIFHADLAQAPLACTLTMESARLGCATLSSHKLYGPKGIGAFVVADPLRDLVRPLFRGAGQQDGRRGGTVPTELCVGFGEACRLVLDAYQDERERIGAIRDAFVGAIGQNGVGELIGPRGPRHPGNALMRFPGISSADLLGQLQAQVAASTQAACSSGSIEPSHVLLAMGLSREQAGECVRFSFGRFSDEAQALEIAAIVCETIKQGATLRSDRPE encoded by the coding sequence GTGCGCCAATCGGGCTATAGGAAAGACTGGAGGAACCGTCCAGTAGGGAGAGAGGCAATTCGCGTCGATGGTACGATTTATGCCGACTATCAGGCGGCAACACCGACCGATCCGCGCGTGATCTCTGCGATGACCGAGGCCATGCGGGATCTCTTCGCCAATCCACATTCACAAGACCATGTCCTCGGATGGCGCGCCGCGCAGGCGATCAATCAGTCAGCCGAGCGAATTGCGGCCTTGGTCGGCGCCGAAGGCGAAGAAGTCATTTTCACTTCCGGTGCGAGCGAAGCCAATGCGATGGCCATCGCGATGGCCATCCATGTCAGTCGTCGGTCTGAGCGCGATACGCTCGTGATATCCGAAGGTGACCACGGATCGCTGCGACAAGCGGCGCTGGAAAGTGCTCTGAATATTGTGGAAATTCCGTTGGATAGGGACGGGGCTCCTGATACCGCGAGATGCGAAGAGCTCGTGTCGGATCGCACCGCAATGATTTCCGTCGTGGGCGTCAACAACGAGAATGGTGCGATCGCCGATCTCGAGGCAATCGGCAAGATCGCTACAGATAAGGGTGCGATCTTCCACGCTGATCTAGCGCAAGCTCCTCTTGCGTGCACGCTTACGATGGAGAGTGCCAGATTAGGATGTGCGACGCTCTCTTCGCACAAGCTTTATGGGCCGAAGGGGATCGGCGCATTTGTCGTGGCAGACCCCCTGCGTGATTTGGTTCGACCGCTCTTTCGCGGTGCGGGTCAGCAGGATGGAAGGCGCGGCGGCACCGTCCCGACCGAGCTTTGCGTCGGCTTCGGAGAAGCCTGTAGGCTCGTCCTCGACGCCTATCAGGACGAGCGTGAGCGGATCGGAGCGATCCGCGATGCTTTTGTCGGCGCGATCGGACAAAATGGTGTGGGAGAGCTTATCGGCCCGCGCGGCCCGCGCCATCCAGGAAACGCCCTGATGCGATTTCCGGGAATCTCCTCAGCGGACCTTCTTGGACAATTGCAAGCGCAAGTGGCGGCGTCGACGCAAGCGGCCTGTTCGAGCGGTTCGATCGAGCCGTCCCATGTGCTTCTCGCCATGGGACTGAGCCGCGAACAGGCAGGTGAATGCGTCCGTTTCAGCTTCGGGCGCTTCTCGGACGAAGCGCAGGCCCTTGAGATTGCCGCTATCGTGTGTGAAACAATCAAACAAGGCGCTACACTTCGCTCGGATCGCCCAGAGTAG
- a CDS encoding DUF4007 family protein, with amino-acid sequence MEHLQLQTFRQSEYRPCFSGHETFPLRHGWLQKAYDSVAACETPADGARLFRDKESIARFGVGRNMVASMRFWALATEVIVETDEGVVPGWAGDGLLSTGGSDRYLEDDASLWLLHWNICSSPRLTTPYWLFNEFSGAAFLRKELTGELMRLSNARQWARVSETTVERDLQCHIRNYAGGRGSNEVSEAVLAELGLIVPMDRQRSRLGRGTQASLPPAVFGFALEEFWDCIAADQETLSFESAAYAAGSPGRVFLIEPDALLGRLERLEETSGGCLAWSETAGLRQIIRLKRTDREQRIAALFAALGVT; translated from the coding sequence ATGGAACATTTACAGCTACAAACCTTCAGGCAAAGCGAATATCGCCCCTGCTTTTCGGGCCACGAAACCTTCCCACTACGGCATGGTTGGTTGCAAAAGGCTTATGACTCAGTCGCGGCCTGCGAGACACCCGCCGATGGGGCGCGGCTTTTTCGTGACAAAGAGTCGATCGCTCGGTTCGGCGTTGGCCGCAACATGGTGGCCTCGATGCGTTTCTGGGCACTCGCCACTGAAGTCATTGTCGAAACAGATGAAGGCGTGGTTCCCGGGTGGGCGGGTGACGGCCTACTCTCAACCGGTGGGAGCGATCGCTATCTTGAGGACGATGCATCGCTTTGGCTGTTGCACTGGAACATTTGCAGTTCGCCAAGGCTTACAACGCCTTATTGGCTGTTTAATGAGTTCAGTGGAGCCGCTTTCCTGCGCAAGGAACTGACTGGTGAGCTGATGCGACTTTCCAATGCGCGCCAGTGGGCGCGGGTTTCGGAGACAACGGTCGAGCGCGACCTGCAATGTCATATCCGCAACTATGCCGGGGGCCGAGGAAGCAATGAGGTAAGCGAAGCGGTGCTGGCCGAGCTAGGCCTGATCGTTCCGATGGACCGCCAACGTTCTCGGCTTGGTCGCGGAACGCAGGCTTCGCTGCCTCCAGCAGTTTTTGGATTTGCACTCGAAGAATTCTGGGACTGCATCGCCGCCGACCAGGAAACCCTGTCTTTCGAAAGCGCAGCCTATGCTGCCGGATCCCCCGGACGGGTGTTCCTGATCGAACCCGATGCGTTGCTCGGTCGACTTGAACGGCTCGAAGAAACGAGCGGCGGCTGTCTCGCTTGGTCGGAGACGGCGGGGCTACGACAGATCATCAGGCTCAAGCGGACCGATCGGGAGCAACGCATCGCCGCTTTGTTCGCGGCACTGGGGGTCACATGA
- a CDS encoding phosphoadenosine phosphosulfate reductase family protein, with translation MSTTRHVLGLSGGRDSAALAIHMRQRHPDIDVDYFFTDTGKELPEVYEYLTRLEGYLGKAILRLNPDRDFDFWLKTYKTYLPSPQSRWCTRQLKLRPFEQWVRPFLDQGDTVISYVAIRSDEEYREGYQSRRDRLMTRLPFKEAGIDKAAVIDLLEGSGLGLPRYYDWRTRSGCTFCFFQQKIEWVRLRERHPEAFEEAKRYEKSALEHGSPFTWSHGESLAELERDERRDQIRKDHAARIERAQRRARMNPLRPDSAIDVDDLYPGGAKACLTCHK, from the coding sequence GTGAGCACGACACGGCATGTTCTGGGTCTTTCCGGAGGGCGCGACAGTGCGGCGCTTGCCATCCACATGCGCCAGCGCCATCCTGATATCGACGTCGACTATTTCTTCACAGACACCGGCAAGGAACTGCCGGAAGTCTACGAATATCTGACAAGGCTCGAGGGGTATCTGGGCAAGGCCATTCTGCGTCTCAACCCGGACCGGGATTTCGATTTCTGGTTGAAAACCTACAAGACCTACCTGCCCTCGCCGCAGTCCCGATGGTGCACGCGACAGCTGAAACTGCGGCCCTTCGAACAATGGGTACGTCCGTTTCTCGATCAGGGCGATACCGTGATTTCCTATGTCGCAATCCGGAGCGACGAGGAATATCGTGAAGGGTACCAGTCCCGCCGGGACCGTTTGATGACGCGGCTTCCCTTCAAAGAGGCCGGTATAGACAAGGCCGCGGTAATCGACCTCCTTGAAGGCAGTGGTCTTGGTCTTCCACGCTATTATGACTGGCGCACTCGCAGCGGATGCACGTTCTGTTTCTTTCAGCAGAAGATCGAATGGGTGAGATTGAGAGAGAGGCATCCCGAAGCGTTCGAAGAAGCCAAGAGATATGAGAAAAGTGCACTCGAGCATGGCTCACCCTTCACTTGGAGCCACGGTGAATCCTTGGCGGAGCTCGAACGCGATGAACGCCGGGATCAGATCCGCAAAGATCATGCAGCGCGGATCGAGCGCGCACAGCGGCGTGCGCGCATGAACCCGCTGCGTCCCGACAGTGCGATCGATGTCGATGATCTGTATCCTGGCGGCGCCAAGGCCTGCCTGACCTGCCACAAGTAA
- a CDS encoding ATP-binding protein — MFKVTARAVLELGSELISSDIIAFYELIKNGFDAGTKRGVEIDFHVVLGRRAMREFQRQLEDAGADIEKIRKDIEKALNADAAMLHAKAVEDLQDCATASDLRDALETIYARNSIVVADTGEGMSLDDLERVFLVIGTPSRKKAVQEVVDKKEGKSPYLGEKGIGRLSAMRLGERLEVESARQSDTHFNVLDIDWRQFAELDAMLEDIEVVPHKGDAKPDDTWSGTRLTIGSLSSDWTRDKIQLLANDEFSMLTAPMTGRRARKRIVLRWNGERIKIPALDSELLEEAHASIKGRYEIDDRKPRLTLDIVIRKLGFDHPVIEETKIYEGADLYGPIAGKDTGIESGALESVGEFDFEAHWYNRRRIKGNDKHTATEIKDFHRQWTGIRLYRDGFRVYPYGSEEDDWLGLDRKALMAKGYLLNKIQLIGQVDIGRVANPELVDQTNREGLRVTPEYETLLEVIRFSIQDQLRKRMLKVEQEFKAKREKFEPAKTEIKELEKRAKTSIDLLRKTASNEERETIDRLQMTLFEVSDFARRAQRRIEEVENDAQQMLDMAGIGLMVEIVAHELARTSEDALDNLNALRAKSVPEDVRTRIESLRSAMKSISKRLRVLDPLSVSGRQAPERFALDELIRETLDAHETQFARHDISVDIELGDAPVRIKAVKGMVVQVLENLISNSVYWLDLEKQQSAEFAPKISISLDDLTSTIYFKDNGPGIHPANAEDIFDMFFSLKETRKRRGLGLYIARKCATFNGGALELDLEEENPNGRYNRFIYTVTS, encoded by the coding sequence ATGTTCAAAGTTACCGCCCGCGCAGTATTGGAATTGGGCTCCGAACTTATCAGTTCGGACATCATCGCGTTTTACGAGTTGATTAAGAACGGCTTCGATGCCGGCACCAAACGGGGCGTTGAGATCGATTTCCATGTCGTTCTGGGCCGTCGCGCAATGCGGGAGTTCCAACGCCAACTCGAAGACGCGGGCGCTGACATCGAGAAGATCCGCAAGGATATCGAGAAGGCTCTCAATGCTGATGCTGCCATGCTGCACGCCAAAGCCGTCGAGGATTTACAAGATTGCGCGACAGCAAGCGATCTTCGGGACGCGCTCGAGACAATCTATGCGCGCAATTCGATCGTTGTCGCCGATACCGGCGAGGGAATGTCACTTGACGATCTCGAACGCGTCTTTCTCGTTATCGGAACGCCGTCTCGAAAGAAGGCGGTACAGGAGGTGGTCGACAAGAAAGAAGGCAAAAGCCCTTATCTCGGCGAGAAAGGTATCGGGCGCCTTTCGGCCATGCGGCTCGGCGAACGGCTCGAGGTTGAATCGGCCCGGCAAAGCGATACCCATTTCAATGTTCTCGATATTGATTGGCGACAGTTCGCCGAACTCGATGCGATGCTCGAAGACATCGAGGTTGTCCCGCACAAGGGAGACGCCAAGCCAGACGACACCTGGTCCGGAACGCGGCTAACCATCGGGAGCCTGAGCTCCGACTGGACCAGGGACAAGATTCAGCTTCTCGCCAACGACGAGTTTTCAATGCTGACCGCCCCGATGACGGGGCGCCGCGCACGCAAACGCATCGTCCTGCGCTGGAACGGCGAGCGCATCAAAATACCCGCGCTTGACTCGGAGCTGCTGGAGGAAGCGCACGCCAGCATAAAAGGCCGGTATGAGATCGACGATCGCAAGCCGCGCCTCACGCTCGATATCGTTATTCGCAAGCTGGGTTTCGACCATCCCGTGATCGAGGAAACCAAGATCTACGAAGGCGCGGACCTCTACGGGCCGATCGCTGGCAAGGATACCGGAATCGAAAGCGGCGCTCTTGAATCGGTCGGCGAGTTCGATTTCGAAGCGCATTGGTACAACCGTCGACGTATCAAGGGAAATGACAAGCATACAGCCACCGAGATCAAGGACTTCCATCGGCAGTGGACAGGCATCCGCCTGTATCGCGATGGCTTCCGGGTCTATCCGTATGGCAGCGAAGAGGACGACTGGCTCGGCCTCGATCGCAAAGCCCTCATGGCCAAGGGATATCTGCTCAACAAGATCCAGCTGATCGGACAGGTCGATATCGGCCGGGTCGCCAATCCGGAGCTGGTCGACCAGACCAACCGTGAAGGGTTGCGCGTCACCCCGGAATACGAGACGCTGCTCGAGGTCATCCGCTTCAGCATTCAGGACCAGCTGCGCAAGCGCATGCTCAAGGTTGAGCAGGAGTTCAAAGCCAAGCGGGAGAAATTCGAGCCCGCGAAGACCGAAATCAAGGAACTGGAAAAGCGGGCGAAGACATCGATCGACCTGCTGCGCAAAACGGCTTCGAATGAAGAGCGCGAAACCATCGACAGGCTGCAGATGACGCTTTTCGAGGTCTCCGATTTTGCGCGGCGCGCGCAGCGCCGGATCGAAGAGGTCGAGAACGACGCACAGCAAATGCTCGACATGGCGGGGATCGGCCTCATGGTCGAGATTGTCGCACACGAACTGGCGCGCACATCGGAAGATGCGCTCGACAACCTCAATGCATTGCGGGCGAAATCCGTCCCTGAAGATGTCAGAACCAGAATCGAAAGCCTGCGATCGGCCATGAAAAGCATCTCGAAAAGGCTCCGGGTTCTCGACCCGCTTAGCGTATCGGGACGGCAGGCGCCCGAACGGTTCGCGCTTGACGAACTCATTCGCGAAACGCTCGACGCGCATGAAACCCAGTTCGCGCGCCACGATATCTCGGTCGACATCGAGCTGGGCGACGCGCCAGTTCGGATCAAGGCGGTCAAAGGGATGGTCGTCCAGGTTCTGGAGAACCTGATTTCGAATTCGGTCTACTGGCTCGACCTTGAGAAACAGCAAAGTGCTGAATTTGCCCCAAAGATTTCGATCAGTCTCGATGACCTGACATCGACGATCTATTTCAAGGACAATGGGCCCGGCATTCATCCTGCCAATGCAGAGGACATTTTCGATATGTTCTTCTCGCTCAAGGAGACGCGAAAACGTCGGGGCCTTGGCCTCTACATCGCGCGCAAGTGTGCGACATTCAACGGCGGCGCGCTTGAACTCGACCTCGAAGAGGAGAACCCAAATGGCCGATACAACCGATTTATATATACTGTGACTTCATAG
- a CDS encoding S24 family peptidase — translation MVNVREELDRLIIQGGYGYASISRLLGRNPSYIQQFIKRGSPKILDDEDRKTLACFFGVDEQTLGGPANPVSDGMVEIPVLEVEASAGFGAIAESESAQTRFGFDERWLRRLTAAKSASLSIVGVMGDSMEPTLSDGDEVLVDASDHGSKLRDGIYVLRADEALVVKRIAIKPGGKQVTIASDNPAYPTWHDMDRADVHVVGRVIWFGRAL, via the coding sequence ATGGTAAATGTCAGAGAAGAGCTCGACCGCCTTATTATTCAGGGTGGATACGGCTACGCCTCGATCTCAAGGCTCCTCGGCCGTAACCCGAGTTACATCCAGCAATTCATTAAGCGTGGCTCGCCAAAGATCCTCGACGATGAAGATCGGAAGACATTGGCTTGCTTCTTTGGGGTTGATGAGCAGACCCTGGGAGGGCCGGCGAACCCGGTCTCAGACGGGATGGTTGAGATTCCTGTTCTCGAGGTTGAAGCATCAGCCGGATTTGGCGCCATTGCCGAGAGCGAAAGCGCGCAGACGCGGTTCGGTTTTGATGAGCGCTGGCTACGAAGATTGACGGCGGCAAAAAGCGCAAGCCTGTCGATCGTCGGAGTTATGGGTGACTCGATGGAGCCGACACTCAGCGATGGCGACGAGGTTCTTGTGGATGCATCCGACCACGGTTCAAAGCTCCGTGATGGAATTTACGTGCTGCGTGCAGACGAAGCTCTGGTGGTAAAGCGTATTGCTATCAAACCTGGCGGCAAACAGGTCACGATCGCTAGCGACAATCCCGCCTACCCCACATGGCACGATATGGACCGGGCAGATGTCCATGTTGTCGGGCGAGTCATCTGGTTTGGGAGAGCTCTTTGA